Below is a window of Humulus lupulus chromosome 2, drHumLupu1.1, whole genome shotgun sequence DNA.
aatctagggatgggtgacctcctgagaagttttcctaggaagcacgtgagtgaggacaaagcacgctgaaaagactcgtgttggtttgtagggccagtaatcattccagaaagcagccatagtgacgtggggcgtcacaaatggtatcagagccttgacccagccgaaagtgtggccgaTGGGGACGTCGAGCctgtaagggggggtgattgtgacagtcagaaccccgtgatccgtaaggggaaagaccgggtaagctgtgcaatcccacacggcctggggaaggtcaagcgTGATGATTCTAAGGctgactacatagttgaagatgacttaaatggattgatgggtactacctatatcaacaagatgcatcttcttttcggtagcccatcacttgagaactccaaagttaagcgtgcttgacctggggtaatctagggatgggtgacttcttgggaagttttcctaggaagcatgtgagtgaggacaaagcacgctgaaaagactcgtgttggtttgtagggctagtcgtcattccagaaagcacccatagtgacgtggggcgtcacacttCAGATCTTTGACATGTCTGATTTGTTGAGTTTCTTTTATTGTGATTATGAACATGGATTTTCACTCTATTTTTGTTTCAAAAAATGGATGAGCAACTATGTAATGTGATGTCCGAATCTCATAATTGagatttttttgtgattttttatgGTAATATTACATTGATGTTATGCATTTGGCAATGAAAGTTTGAATCATTCGATATTGGGTAATATAGATGAACAATAATATTGTTGAATTTATGTTTGGAAGTTTGGGTAAAGTTATAATTTTGTATGTGTTTGGAAGAAAAGTAGAGATAAACAccaatttttgtttttgttttgataACTTTGATGTGTAGAAAAGGGAGGAACACATTCAACATTCAAGAACACAATTAATGTTTAAGTTTTAAAATTCTTTAAACTAGTTTTTATTTtacattaatattaattttaaatcatattttataattttaaatacgttttaattttttattatttaaatgaattttataaatacaaaataaaaaaaattgacttgAACCAATAAGAATTTGACATGCAGGCACTGAGTTGTCACTTCATGGCGAGGTACATAAGTCTATCAAGAAAGTGTGACGAAATGTATTTTTGCcgcaaaaatagatatttaagtGCTACAACATACAAAACTTAAATATTTTCACTGCAAAGAATCcttttgttaattatatttgtagttttgaaaaTTTAAGGATCCTTTAAATTCCAATAGTACATCTTTCTTTGGTAACTTTTTAAAAGATGGTCCCCTTCTAACTTTGCTCTCATCCTTGTGGTATGAATGTTCATCCTTATTACTTTAGATGTAGATATGTTGTATTGAATCTATTCCCCATGCTTTTTAGTCCTTTAAAGTTTTTGAATAGACGTGTATCTTGCATTTGAGTAATCTTCATACAAATTGCTTTTAAGCTAGGCAAATTTTacttaatcttaatttttttatgggAGTTTCTCTATTGTGTTTTTAGCTACTTTTCCTGAAAAATTTATCTTTTGTATTTTCTTTTAATAGtattgtatattaaaaaaaatattttaaaaaattaatttggataattgttgatttaaaaaaaaattataaataaaaaaataatgagtTACCCTTAAGGTTTTGTTGACAATGAGTGCCCCTCTCATGTGTGTCATCTTCACAAGTCTTTTTGTGATTTAAGATAGTGTTTTTGAGAGCCTAACACATCTATGTTCATTTTGCGCTATTCTTAAGTAGGATATGCACACATGACATGACATGGAATTGGTGAGGAGTTTCCTTTGTTTCCGACTCCATTAATAATTTTAATTCCTGTCCCCATGATCGAGGCTAAAACTATTCTCCACACCCATGGCATCTGTTCAATACTttctgaaattccgttttttttatgattaccaacttaattattcaatttaaataattaattgttgaactgttacagaaatgtataaacagacacaaagactgtttgaacagaaaccagatatgtttaaacagtttatcaccagaagataaaaacgaacataaggtaaaaaacacacgaaattatacgtggtatcagcaatctttgcagattgctactagtacacgaggccacgccctgagaatgaaatttattagaagaatatctaaacgattacaaaactaAATTGACTTGTACAAATAAAGACTTCCttttgaatttgtcgcaactgttgtaatctaaactcctaatcaaatttcttaagtgctaagatcttgaactcccttcaaatcataacacttgcacttttcctcccgaaaagtgactcaataacaagacttctcccgaagcttgatgaacaatgtccaagtgtgttcaacctgcactaTTAAtacaaagaaaataatacagaagtacactgtaataaaccactaagaagatcgactcaagttcttcacataaaaagtctctctaaaacttgaaaatatatggaaaataatacaccaagagagatgatcaaaaaccaacgacctaaggatgattatataccctctagaatccctttaggtcgtgaaaaacaaatcagaaaccaatcagccaataaatggaaaatcttcccaaacaggaaagtcagaatctgttcaaacagactgtcaatccgttcaaacagattcattgaacctagacggtttttaaacccagtttccttaaataaataaggaaacaatatatacattatctctgcaacgtgtacacgatttctggacaaccaaatcagatcaagaaataaaaataaataacaataatttccatataaacaaatttcaagaaaatatattcttttataagaaattatatatttattttattaacatatatagaataatctgattaGAAAATATTTCACAACAAATACATGAAACTAccaatttcaaaaataccacacaatatatttcaaaaatatattgcataattaattttgtcaattttatcaTGCCTGTAAAATTTTTTACACTTTCCATTCATTATGGTTCTTTGTTAGGTGATTGCTAAAATATAACACTTTAACTCTCTATCTGATATTTCTGATGCTGTCAACAAGTTTtgccataattttttattatctttttgttttttaaaatttaatctaTAATGCAATGCTTGctgatttataaatatttttaataaatataaattacttTTAAAATTCATCCaaatattactaaaaaaaaataatttttagtcaATTTCGAAGGCATGTcaaacaaaatattttttattcccatcttcacttttttttttatacccaCTTTTCTTTCTACTTTTCCAATGTTCTTTTATTTTTACCTTTTTCTCCTTTGTACTAAACCTAGCTAATTGACTATCCCCGTCTAAGCTCTAAAAAGAATTATAACTAAACGAGACCCACTCACTCAACTCAAAGTCTCAACCCAAAAAAGACCACGCACGATTATTATCCTAATCTCACGGTGAATCTCGCATCCACGATCGAGCCACACCAAACCGTCGATTAACGACTTGTGATCCTTCTGTACACGTGGCACTCGATTAAGCTAGCTGTGGTGGAATTACATGACTGGCGGTAAGATTAGCAGGCATCTATGACTTTACGATTACTAAATGAGTAATAAAATTCGAAAAAataattgctcaaaaaaaaaaacgaaaaaagaattataattatatttaagtaattaaaaaaagatctggagagagagaaaagggattATTATAATTGAATAttgtattataaatatatatatagagagagagagaaagagagagaacgcACAGCATAGAACGAAAGGGTTTTTGTGGTGTTTGGTTGATCGGGAAATTTTGTGTGAGAGCCGCAAAGGAGTGTAGAGTGTTTTTCAAGAGCGAGAAAGTGAGGgagatttttttctttctttgaatttgagaaaaggaaagaagagaaCTAGTAAGAGAGACTGGTATGGGTAGTGAGAGCAAGAACGGAACCGGCTTAGGGGAGTTGTCGCCGGCCACGAGGAAGATGATACAGAATCTTAAGGAGATTGTCAGTAACTGTCCCGAAACAGAGATCTACGCCGTTCTTCGAGAATGTAATATGGACCCAGATGACGCCGTTCATCGCCTACTTTCTCAAGGTTTCTTTATTATCTTTGCTTTCTCTTTCACGCTTATCTTTTTAGGGTTTCCTAGGTGCAGGTAGAGTACTAGGTCTTTTATTTTCCCTTATCTGTGTTTGGTTGAACGGAAAAAGTGGGAGAAGATAAGAGAAAATATTGAATGTGGTGGGATTTTTTTCTAcactaattatattttaaataatgttataCTTTAAGGTGAGGGTTTTTTTTTACACAATaaagatcattttttttttggggACTGTATGAGATTTTTGTTTGTTCTCTATAATTGAATATGTTTTTTGAGGCTATAACCAAAGGTCGGCAAGGGGATATATTGATATGTTCTTAGACTTTATTTTTCttattcattcatttttttttatatatttgctGTTGCTACTGATATGGGTTTTGTATGTTGTTTAAAAAATTCCCCATACTCTGCGTTAAAACAATGTATTTAGGAGTTTTGAAGattttatgttttagtaattattgaagttttaattttattttcaattgaaTTAGTAACTTCAATTGTGTAGATACTTTTCACGAAGTGAAGAGCAAACgtgaaagaagaaaagaggtacAATATGAAAACACGTGTAGTTAGTTTTATTTCCTTCCCCTTtcgtttctttttcttttctttattttttcttattCTTTATCATGTTTGGACTTAACAAGTGATACAAAGATTTTTCTTTGGGAAGTATTCCGAGTTGTGGCTGAATTAGATTGATAATTAGACGGATGCTTTAGTTATGAAGAATTAGGATTCATCATCTCTAACTAGATTTCAAAAGAAATTGTTTCAAGTGCTCTACGTGCATTTTGTATTTGTTTACTTTCCAGTGTGCTACTAGATAGTAGTTAGATTGAGATGATTAATATGGTCCTCTCTAATCTTTGTTACCGCTtggaaatttatttttaaatcactGCGTTTCATaatttgatatttatataaatttgtagtaatatatatatgtatatatatatataataccaaACTAATTTTATTACAATGAAAGATTATAGCTTAATAGAGTTTTGGCTACAATCTTTTTCTCAATCAACCAAATTAGTAACAAGTCATGCCATTAAATAAAAGGAGGAAGGAGATAATCATAAAGATGATactaaattaatacaaaaagttTAATGCCTGCCAAGAAGCTCTAACCATGGTTGAGAAGCTAGAAATATATTGGCTTCAACAAGAAAGTGTTGGTACCCGGAAGTtcaaaattttgagaacaatTTTAAAGAATATATTGTCTCAGATAATTTTAGATAAATATGAGGCAAATTTTATTCTTATTTACCCAAATTAGGAccagacttttttttttctccatGATTACATAGAAGTTATTTTGTTATAGAGTACTGCTTTGTGATTACATAGAATTATTCTAATATATAGTATTATTTTAAGGAGAAACATTTTACCgcgtgtaatatatatatatatatatatactgattctgtttttctctctataaAATATTTTTAGATGAAGGAGACACAGGAGTTAAGGCCACGATTTACATATAGTGGTTCTACTCGTGGAGCTAGAAGTGCTAGCGAACGTAATGGATGGAGTGGATCATCTCAAGCCAATTATGAGGGTATCTTTAACCAATTGTTCAATATCACTGTTTTGCATATTCATGCTTCATGGCTGATTCTATCTCACcttatataatttttaattttctttgtgGAATTCTATTTGTTAGAAGGTAATGTTGCACACAAAGGAGATAATGTGTTAGTTGCTCCGTCGTCATCTTATTTGACTGCTCATGTGAAAGGAGAAACTTTAAACCATCAACCTTCATTTTACAGGTTGGTTGCAATGTTCTGTAATGAAATTTTTGTCTATGGTTCCTTTGTGCTTTTTCATAGCTATTGCAGGATAGTAGAGTGAGATTTAAAATTGATGTGTTAAATGCTTCATTTATTTGGTTGCCTTACATGCTGAAGTTATTATGTGTACTGAGCAATATCTGTTAAGAAAGTGAcagagatttttttttaattgcggCCCAAGTGTAGAAATATGGTGGTAGAAAGGGCAAAGGAGGGGGTCCTTCCTtcattttgtgtgttttcatTTTAGCAATAGCACAATGTACTGATCAATTATTTATGGACTCACTGGGGAAGTGTCAAGTATGGATAAGTAAAATGGAAAACACCATATTGCTATGAGTATGCACATGGTTTTATTTAAGGTAAATCCTTTACTGCTAAGATATTAACATTGAGGAATAAAACCGTCTCTTCATAATTTTTCACTTAAACACTGAATGCTAATTGTTTGCTTTTCAAGACTGTGGCACTAGATTCTATATTGTACTAAAgtatatatttttcattatttgtttTAAGCACCCGCACACCTTAATATATGTAATACGTTTATTTGATTGCTCACAATTGGCAAAGTTTCTATGTTTGAGTAATTTTTTAATATCTGCTGCAGTGATTCTTTATATACTGATAGTAGAGGACAGTCAATAGGAACAGGTGATGGCATCTTCCACACTTTGGAACCCTCTCCTGCACAACAGGTTGTATGGTCAGGGACAAGTGCTGGACATCTTTCTATGGCTGATATTGTGAGGCTGGGTAGACCCTCCTCTAAGCATTCACATATCTCATCTGAGACGACATCTTACACACGGCAGGATGTAGTTACAACAAACTTAGATCATTACCATGAAAAACCCTCCCAAGCATCAATAACTACCCAAGCAGAATTGCACCGTGATTTGCATCCTCAAAATGCTTTGAATGCAACAGGAATGATCAACAAGTCAGACACTACTGTTGGCCATAATGCTTTTCTAGAAGAGCAGTCGACAGCTTCTAGTTTGTTAGCAAACTTCGATGCATCTGCTGTCCCAGATTCTGATAAGTATGTTAGTCAATCCAACTTATACGGTAATGAATCTGAACTATCTAGGAACAGTGGCTTAGAAAACATCCTAGCATCTGAGGAACGTGATGCTGATCAAATTCCTAATTCAGATGACATTGTGTCTTCTAATGCTTCCAGTAGACAGAAAAATGTTACGTCTTCTGTTGGAGTTTCTCATTCTGATTTGACGGAAACAGGAAGTGGTTCAAATTCATCTGATGCTTTGGCTGATAATGATGTTGCGAAGTTTCAACACCTAAGTTTAGGAAAGGAGGACTCAGAAAATAATTTAATCCTTCCCAGTCATTTGCAAGCATTTACAGCTGATTGCTCACATTTGAGTTTTGGTACATATAAATCGGGAAAAAGTTCTGCATCAATTGGGTTATTACCATCTAATGAGCTAAATGGTGATCTGCAAGAAGCCTCGACAATGTTAGGTGATTTTCCCGCTGGTCACTTGGAGACAAGGTATGAGGGATTTTACTtggttttaatatatttttcttcatCGTCATGTCTTCgatttgtttatttgtttttttttttgtgacacAGGAATATAGAATATAATAATGGTGATGACTCAATTGGATCCTTGTATAATACGCATAGAGAAATTGCGGATGCTAGAAATTATGATTTACAGTCAGAGCTGATGAAGCAGGATGTCAATGTAGCAACTCCTGCAAATGAAACTGAATTCATCAACCCTTCTTTGCATGATTACAATGCCGTTGAACGATCAGCTCCTGAGTTGTCATATGCAAGGACAGAGCCAAACGTTAGAAATATTTCAGTCCAGAATGAAAGAGTATGCTGCTAATTATAAATGATAGTATTCTATACAATTTGCATTTGCTAATCATTAATGGCTGATCTTGTTGGTTCATCTTATTGAGAAGTGGTTGTTCTTGCTTgtttaccattttaccatttttAGATGATACCTAACCAATGAAAAACAATACGTGGACAAGTAAAATCTACAAGATTGAATACATTTAACCAATGAAAAACAATACGTGGACAAGTAAAACCTACAAGATTGAATACATTTAACAAAACAATTGGAGTTAAAGATCTCTTGTCGTTGACTGGATTTGATATGCACAGCTGTTTCTTGATCTGTATCTTGAGTGCATTGTGCACTTTTCTCCTTTTAATGAGTTAATGATTCATTTTTTTTCACCCATATACTATCAGTATCAAAGTTAATCTTGTTTACATCACTGATGTAGGTGAATgtattttatatatgttatgaCATCAGTGTCTGGAGCTGTTATTTGATATACTCAAGTGGCTTTTTCTTGTTCCTTTTAACTCACtagatttttaatatttttatttttaatagtatATATGttctaatatttttatttttaatatttttcttgtttttaTATATGTTCTATCTTGAAACCTTTATtggtttttttaaatatatatttttaatttttaatgcaGACAATGTCAAAAAACACACTAGTTAACCTAGTGCAACATTTTCAATCATTACAAGCTCCTAATAATCTTCAAGGGCAGTTCCATGTGACACAATCTTTACCTTCCAGGCACAGCAATGTAGACCCATCCATAAGCAATCCAAACATCCCCTTTTCAGAGGTGAGCTAGGAATCGTCTTTTGTGATTGACTACGATGTGATTTATCCAATTTAATGTTCAAGCAGTGATTACCAAATTTGTACCCATATTAGTTGGTAACCCATATAGAACAGTATCTATAGCTTGTAATTGGCAAAAACTTTTATTATTCTTAACCAATGCTCTAGTTTCAGTTTCTCAATTTtgcttttatttcattttttaggTTGGTAAGGATTAAGATGTTATATGACCACATATCTATAcgtatttgttattttttttgacTTCCAACAAGATGTAAATTTTATTTCATTATGTCTTAATTATGATTTTGATTTTGCATTTTGTGTGGTGGTCTCACTCATAATAAATGTGATGTCTTTCTATGCAAGTTTATTAAGTGATCTTTTgggttaaattattatatgttgataTAACAGCATAGGAATCCACTGGGCACCACCATTTCTTCATCAGTGCCATCTTCTGTACTCCCTCAGCAACGGGTGGCAAATTACCTTCCTGTGGAACAACCATCCAACAACATAGTGGGCTATTCTGGCTTACCTCAGAGTTATTCACATTTGCCGTCAGCTTTCCCGCCTGCATATGGAGGTGGTGATGAGTTCCAGCAATCCCTGGCTGATATGAAGTACAGCCTTCCAGATTATGGAACTTCAGCGAACAGATATCCTGGGGGTACTCCTACTGGCTATGGAACTTATGGAGTGTCTAACAATGATCCTGGACGTTATATGCACTCTTCATCTGCATCTCCTATGATTGCTAATGGTAGCTATGGTGATGTCTATAACCCACGATTCAAGGATGGAAATCAATTTACTCCACTTCAACAGGTACATAGTAAATGCATTGTCTTTTTCATCTCTGTGGGGCTTTTTGGTTTCTCATGTTTATTGAAATGGCATGCACTGTCAGATGATTTGCTTGTTTCTTATTATCATTTGCCTTGAATGGAACCTTATATATTTGATGACCTTTTACTG
It encodes the following:
- the LOC133817290 gene encoding uncharacterized protein LOC133817290 isoform X1, giving the protein MGSESKNGTGLGELSPATRKMIQNLKEIVSNCPETEIYAVLRECNMDPDDAVHRLLSQDTFHEVKSKRERRKEMKETQELRPRFTYSGSTRGARSASERNGWSGSSQANYEEGNVAHKGDNVLVAPSSSYLTAHVKGETLNHQPSFYSDSLYTDSRGQSIGTGDGIFHTLEPSPAQQVVWSGTSAGHLSMADIVRLGRPSSKHSHISSETTSYTRQDVVTTNLDHYHEKPSQASITTQAELHRDLHPQNALNATGMINKSDTTVGHNAFLEEQSTASSLLANFDASAVPDSDKYVSQSNLYGNESELSRNSGLENILASEERDADQIPNSDDIVSSNASSRQKNVTSSVGVSHSDLTETGSGSNSSDALADNDVAKFQHLSLGKEDSENNLILPSHLQAFTADCSHLSFGTYKSGKSSASIGLLPSNELNGDLQEASTMLGDFPAGHLETRNIEYNNGDDSIGSLYNTHREIADARNYDLQSELMKQDVNVATPANETEFINPSLHDYNAVERSAPELSYARTEPNVRNISVQNERTMSKNTLVNLVQHFQSLQAPNNLQGQFHVTQSLPSRHSNVDPSISNPNIPFSEHRNPLGTTISSSVPSSVLPQQRVANYLPVEQPSNNIVGYSGLPQSYSHLPSAFPPAYGGGDEFQQSLADMKYSLPDYGTSANRYPGGTPTGYGTYGVSNNDPGRYMHSSSASPMIANGSYGDVYNPRFKDGNQFTPLQQSTSPSTLNYGPGSRMPSAVQEGAYYSSLGQNQQYAGFRHVQQQQPSQQYGSLEYSDLYRSQTGMTREHQQRNFGGLTNGALDLSSQQLNQLQQFWQQNH
- the LOC133817290 gene encoding uncharacterized protein LOC133817290 isoform X2, with protein sequence MGSESKNGTGLGELSPATRKMIQNLKEIVSNCPETEIYAVLRECNMDPDDAVHRLLSQDTFHEVKSKRERRKEMKETQELRPRFTYSGSTRGARSASERNGWSGSSQANYEGNVAHKGDNVLVAPSSSYLTAHVKGETLNHQPSFYSDSLYTDSRGQSIGTGDGIFHTLEPSPAQQVVWSGTSAGHLSMADIVRLGRPSSKHSHISSETTSYTRQDVVTTNLDHYHEKPSQASITTQAELHRDLHPQNALNATGMINKSDTTVGHNAFLEEQSTASSLLANFDASAVPDSDKYVSQSNLYGNESELSRNSGLENILASEERDADQIPNSDDIVSSNASSRQKNVTSSVGVSHSDLTETGSGSNSSDALADNDVAKFQHLSLGKEDSENNLILPSHLQAFTADCSHLSFGTYKSGKSSASIGLLPSNELNGDLQEASTMLGDFPAGHLETRNIEYNNGDDSIGSLYNTHREIADARNYDLQSELMKQDVNVATPANETEFINPSLHDYNAVERSAPELSYARTEPNVRNISVQNERTMSKNTLVNLVQHFQSLQAPNNLQGQFHVTQSLPSRHSNVDPSISNPNIPFSEHRNPLGTTISSSVPSSVLPQQRVANYLPVEQPSNNIVGYSGLPQSYSHLPSAFPPAYGGGDEFQQSLADMKYSLPDYGTSANRYPGGTPTGYGTYGVSNNDPGRYMHSSSASPMIANGSYGDVYNPRFKDGNQFTPLQQSTSPSTLNYGPGSRMPSAVQEGAYYSSLGQNQQYAGFRHVQQQQPSQQYGSLEYSDLYRSQTGMTREHQQRNFGGLTNGALDLSSQQLNQLQQFWQQNH